Proteins encoded in a region of the Candidatus Nitrosomarinus catalina genome:
- the cysC gene encoding adenylyl-sulfate kinase: MKPFILWMTGLPCSGKTTIVKDLQKDIPNLAMLDGDELREWFSPKDFSKAGRDEHNKKVAHLAKLLLNHGVPSVVSLVSPYIENRENAREIISAGDQFAEVYVKCSLAKCEERDVKGMYAKARKGEIKGFTGIDDPYEAPEKADLVIDTEHEPLADSANKVKDFLNERNLL, encoded by the coding sequence ATGAAACCTTTCATTCTTTGGATGACTGGTCTTCCTTGTTCAGGCAAGACCACAATTGTAAAAGATTTGCAGAAAGACATTCCAAATTTGGCAATGCTTGATGGTGATGAACTAAGAGAATGGTTCTCACCAAAAGATTTCTCAAAAGCAGGACGTGATGAACATAACAAAAAAGTTGCTCATTTAGCTAAGCTTTTGCTAAATCATGGTGTTCCAAGTGTAGTATCTCTAGTTTCACCATACATCGAAAATAGAGAAAATGCTAGGGAAATTATTTCTGCAGGTGATCAATTTGCAGAAGTGTATGTAAAGTGTTCATTAGCAAAATGTGAAGAAAGAGATGTCAAAGGCATGTATGCCAAGGCTCGAAAAGGAGAGATTAAAGGATTTACAGGAATAGATGATCCTTATGAGGCTCCAGAAAAAGCAGATTTAGTTATTGATACCGAACATGAACCTCTTGCAGATAGTGCAAATAAAGTAAAGGACTTTCTTAATGAAAGAAACCTACTCTAA
- a CDS encoding 3'(2'),5'-bisphosphate nucleotidase CysQ family protein has protein sequence MNNIPISNKIPELDLAIKAAQEAGNRILRIYEKGFKTFTKTDNSPVTDADLQSNKIIKEILSVTKHSILSEEDVDDKTRLSNDIIWIIDPLDGTSDFIDKTGEFTVMIALVQNQKPILGVIAWPTEKTLFVAQKNAGAFRYSDNEWEKISVTKISELPKCRTIGSRHHLSDKEKDFIEKIGIKDFTSIGSSLKVGKISSGQAEVYITTTNKMKEWDTAASHCIISEAGGKMTDMSGNELTYNNENVYHQNGILVTNGLIHEKILTEFKKLE, from the coding sequence TTGAATAACATTCCAATTTCAAATAAAATTCCAGAGTTAGATCTTGCAATTAAAGCTGCACAAGAAGCAGGAAATAGAATTTTAAGAATTTATGAAAAAGGTTTCAAAACGTTCACTAAAACTGACAATTCCCCAGTAACAGATGCAGATTTACAAAGTAATAAAATAATTAAAGAAATTCTCTCAGTCACAAAACATTCAATTCTTTCTGAAGAAGATGTTGATGATAAAACTAGATTATCAAATGATATAATTTGGATAATTGATCCGCTTGATGGAACTTCTGATTTTATTGATAAGACTGGAGAATTTACAGTAATGATTGCATTAGTACAAAATCAAAAACCAATTTTAGGTGTAATTGCATGGCCAACTGAAAAAACCTTATTCGTTGCACAAAAAAATGCTGGTGCTTTTAGATATTCAGATAATGAGTGGGAGAAAATATCAGTTACTAAAATTTCTGAACTTCCTAAATGTAGAACAATAGGTTCTAGACATCATTTATCAGATAAAGAAAAAGATTTCATTGAAAAAATAGGAATTAAGGATTTTACAAGTATAGGAAGTTCATTAAAAGTTGGTAAAATTAGTTCAGGTCAAGCCGAAGTATACATCACTACAACAAATAAAATGAAAGAATGGGATACAGCTGCATCTCATTGTATTATTTCAGAAGCTGGTGGAAAAATGACAGATATGTCAGGAAATGAATTAACATACAACAACGAAAATGTGTATCATCAAAATGGCATCTTAGTAACCAATGGGTTAATTCATGAAAAAATTTTAACAGAATTTAAAAAATTAGAGTAG
- a CDS encoding SDR family NAD(P)-dependent oxidoreductase yields the protein MKLTGKIALVTGGSRGIGFAIAKILSENGALVVITSKDSEKIKKAEAQITNSFGITCDIKKKSEVQNVLNKTIEKFGKLDILVNNAGIFPKIKQLHEIDEEEWNEVLDVNLTGQFRFTKEAIPHLQKTSGCIINISSDAGLKAYQGFNADAYSASKAALIVLTKCWALEYAKDKIRVNCICPGVVDTDMTKPFLKNQKDIEFMNNEHPLGRIGQPEEIGKAALYFTSDDASWVTGAILTVDGGESIK from the coding sequence ATGAAATTAACAGGTAAAATTGCTTTAGTCACTGGTGGAAGCAGAGGAATTGGATTTGCAATTGCAAAAATTCTATCTGAAAATGGGGCACTAGTAGTAATTACATCAAAAGACTCTGAAAAAATAAAAAAAGCTGAAGCACAAATTACAAATTCATTTGGAATAACATGCGATATTAAAAAAAAGAGTGAAGTTCAAAATGTATTAAATAAAACAATTGAAAAATTTGGCAAACTAGATATTTTAGTAAATAATGCAGGAATATTTCCAAAAATAAAACAATTACATGAAATTGATGAGGAGGAATGGAATGAGGTATTAGACGTTAATTTAACTGGACAGTTTAGATTTACTAAAGAGGCAATACCACATTTACAAAAAACATCTGGTTGTATAATTAACATCTCATCTGATGCAGGATTAAAAGCATATCAAGGATTTAATGCAGATGCATATTCAGCTTCAAAAGCTGCTTTAATTGTACTCACAAAATGTTGGGCATTAGAATATGCTAAAGACAAAATTAGAGTTAATTGCATTTGCCCAGGAGTAGTTGACACAGATATGACAAAACCATTTTTAAAAAATCAAAAAGATATAGAATTTATGAATAATGAACATCCATTAGGAAGAATTGGTCAACCTGAAGAAATTGGAAAAGCTGCATTGTATTTTACATCAGATGATGCATCATGGGTCACTGGAGCAATACTAACAGTTGATGGAGGAGAATCAATTAAATAA